From a single Fusarium fujikuroi IMI 58289 draft genome, chromosome FFUJ_chr03 genomic region:
- a CDS encoding probable matrix AAA protease, which produces MSRFLRQSSQLARATRLSTQPALRLCVRPSLVTRSIPAKTSAAFAIRARTYSSQPPPPGKGPRSNPEKDDEHGSKPLNQHSAKNGPDGSKSDAPKPPPLPEGWIHLNKEELAHLEEFTSRLPEAQRPVAKDILEKLQIVGAPAETRDLLQKQRQNGNLSILDKGRLMRCVYMVTERIIELEDQQENRDGQFSSFRMDQEPKTQDGKGNADKSKQQQQHQQKGGKPPKNERSGWLEAVQTGIAIGVTVWIAELFANPFSEKEITWQEMRKAFLDKGLVQKLIVVNGSHVRVELHPSATGATGEGGQPARKSYVFSIGSVESFERKLEQAQDELGIPPSERIPVSYEAGGSTLGNLLLAFGPTLLFIGLILWTQRSMGGRGGAGGGMFNFGKSKAKKFNAESAVKVKFSDVAGLEEAKTEIMEFVSFLKQPEKFEKLGAKIPRGAILAGPPGTGKTLLAKATAGESGVPFFSVSGSEFVEMFVGVGPSRVRDLFAEGRKNAPCIIFIDEIDAIGRARQESGRGFGGNDEREATLNQILTEMDGFNTREQVVVLAGTNRADMLDKALMRPGRFDRHIFIDRPTMKGRQEIFKVYLNKIVTNEDHEYLVGRLATLTPGFSGADIANVVNEAALIAARGNADEVKMDHFERAIERVIGGLERKSLVLKPEEKKTVAYHEAGHAICGWFLEHADPLLKVSIIPRGQGALGYAQYLPQDAYLMNTNQLMDRMAMTMGGRVSEELHFPTVTTGASDDFKKVSQMARNMVTQWGMSEKVGPVHFENDPNRMQKPFAESTAQQIDQEVSRIVDAAYQRCRDLLTSKKKEVGLIAQELLKKEVLVRDDMVRILGKRPFGDNEDFEKYFGGGKEESTPPPFPEETDTPKDPPTPAPAFKKLE; this is translated from the exons ATGTCGAGATTTTTAAGACAATCAAGCCAGCTCGCACGAGCGACGAGATTGTCAACACAGCCTGCACTGCGCTTATGCGTAAGGCCGTCACTTGTCACCCGATCGATCCCCGCAAAGACTTCTGCCGCATTCGCCATTCGAGCAAGGACATATTCCTCGCAACCCCCACCTCCCGGCAAAGGTCCCCGATCAAACCCCGAAAAAGATGATGAGCATGGAAGCAAGCCATTGAATCAACACAGTGCAAAGAACGGGCCCGATGGAAGCAAGTCTGACGCACCAAAGCCGCCACCTCTGCCCGAAGGCTGGATTCACTTGAACAAGGAAGAACTGGCACATCTCGAGGAATTTACAAGTCGGCTTCCAGAGGCTCAAAGGCCGGTGGCGAAGGACATTCTTGAGAAACTTCAAATTGTTGGCGCTCCTGCCGAGACccgagatcttcttcagaagcAACGCCAGAACGGGAACCTTTCGATCTTGGACAAGGGAAGGCTTATGCGATGTGTATACATGGTCACAGAACGGATAATAGAGTTGGAAGATCAACAGGAGAACCGGGATGGGCAATTTTCCTCCTTCCGTATGGACCAGGAACCGAAGACTCAGGACGGAAAGGGTAACGCTGACAAGTCgaagcaacaacagcaacaccagcagaaGGGTGGCAAGCCACCGAAGAATGAACGCAGCGGGTGGCTGGAGGCTGTTCAGACTGGTATCGCCATTGGTGTCACTGTATGGATTGCGGAACTCTTTGCCAACCCTTTCTCTGAGAAGGAGATTACTTGGCAAGAGATGCGGAAAGCATTCCTGGATAAGGGCCTGGTTCAGAAGCTGATTGTCGTTAATGGCTCACATGTGCGGGTAGAGCTTCATCCATCTGCAACTGGAGCTACTGGTGAGGGCGGGCAACCTGCGAGAAAGAGCTACGTGTTCTCCATAGGGTCTGTTGAATCCTTCGAGCGAAAGTTAGAACAGGCGCAAGATGAGTTGGGTATTCCGCCTTCTGAAAGGATACCTGTGAGCTACGAGGCTGGCGGCAGTACCCTTGgcaaccttcttctggccTTTGGTCCTACACTGCTCTTCATCGGTTTGATCCTCTGGACTCAGCGGTCAATGGGTGGACGTGGTGGCGCTGGAGGAGGTATGTTCAACTTCGGCAAGAGCAAGGCTAAAAAGTTCAACGCCGAGAGTGCTGTTAAGGTCAAATTCTCAGATGTTGCTGGCCTTGAAGAGGCAAAAACCGAGATCATGGAGTTTGTGAGCTTCCTGAAGCAGCCCGAGAAGTTCGAAAAGCTCGGTGCCAAGATCCCCCGAGGTGCTATCTTAGCTGGCCCCCCGGGTACTGGCAAGACATTACTTGCCAAGGCCACAGCCGGCGAGTCTGGAGTACCATTCTTCAGTGTGAGCGGTTCTGAGTTCGTTGAAATGTTCGTCGGTGTCGGTCCTTCACGTGTGAGAGATTTGTTCGCCGAAGGACGTAAGAACGCCCcttgcatcatcttcattgatgagattgacgCAATTGGACGTGCGCGACAGGAGAGCGGCCGGGGATTCGGTGGCAACGATGAGCGGGAAGCAACTCTGAACCAGATTCTCACTGAAATGGACGGTTTCAATACTCGCGAGCAGGTTGTTGTTCTTGCTGGCACTAATCGAGCGGATATGCTCGACAAAGCCTTGATGCGACCAGGGCGGTTCGACCGACATATCTTCATTGATCGTCCTACGATGAAAGGTCGCCAGGAAATCTTCAAGGTGTATCTAAACAAGATTGTGACGAACGAGGACCACGAATACCTTGTTGGTCGCCTGGCAACTCTGACCCCTGGATTCTCCGGTGCTGATATTGCCAACGTTGTCAACGAAGCTGCTCTAATTG CTGCCCGAGGCAATGCTGATGAGGTCAAGATGGACCACTTTGAGCGGGCCATTGAGCGGGTTATCGGAGGTCTTGAGCGCAAGTCTCTCGTGCTGAagccagaggagaagaagactgtTGCATACCACGAGGCCGGCCACGCCATCTGTGGTTGGTTCCTGGAACATGCTGACCCTCTTCTAAAGGTCTCCATTATTCCCCGCGGCCAAGGTGCTCTGGGTTATGCTCAGTACCTGCCCCAGGATGCTTACCTGATGAACACCAACCAGCTCATGGACCGTATGGCTATGACAATGGGTGGCCGTGTATCTGAGGAGCTTCATTTCCCCACCGTGACAACAGGTGCTAGTGATGACTTCAAGAAGGTTTCCCAGATGGCACGAAACATGGTGACTCAATGGGGCATGTCCGAGAAGGTGGGCCCCGTTCACTTCGAGAATGACCCCAACCGCATGCAGAAGCCATTTGCCGAATCTACTGCCCAGCAGATCGACCAGGAGGTTTCCCGAATTGTGGATGCAGCCTACCAGCGATGCCGAGACCTTTTGACCTCgaaaaagaaggaagttGGACTAATCGCCCAGGAGTtgctcaagaaggaggttctCGTGCGAGATGACATGGTTCGCATCTTGGGCAAGCGACCTTTTGGTGACAACGAGGACTTTGAGAAATACTTTGGCGGCGGTAAGGAGGAGAGTACACCCCCACCATTCCCCGAGGAGACAGATACGCCTAAGGACCCCCCTACCCCTGCCCCAGCTTTCAAAAAGCTTGAGTAG